The genome window AGTCAAAATTTGAGGGGAGGGATGCAGACACCTTTCTCTTAGAGGGGGAGGGTCACATGGGAGGGACAGGTGCAGGGGTGACGACAGCACAACAAGGAGGGCTGGGCTCCAAGCAGAATCGGGGCAGGCGGCATCCACGCTCCCACGCCCTCCGCCTGCTCAGACCACAGACGGGTAAGCTTGACCGTCCCACCCACAGACGAGCCCATCACTATTGGAATCATGATTTATTAAACGTGGGTACAGCAGGGAAGCAGGTTAGCGAATGGAGAAGTAGCACAGAGAAAACATCAGAGTTGTCAGAATAGCAGGCCTGGCTCTGCAGGACCCGGTGGCCCAGCCCAGCTGGCGGAGGAGTGTCCTGAGCCCAGGGACCGGGGTGCCTGTGGGATGTGATGTGCTGGGCTCGGGGTGCTGGTGGGCTGGGGGCCAGGGCTATTCCACATGCACAACCAGGGGTGTCATGTAGTCGGAATGTTTGATGCCAAAGGTGACGATGGGGGCGCAGTGCTTGGTCACTGTCACCTGGAAGAGGAGAGGCTGTGAGGGGAGACAGCACCCGCCCTCGCCCCACAGGCCCTGCCATCACAGGCTAGGGCTGCTGAGGGCTCCACTGTCCTTGCTGAGCCCCAGGCCAGGATGCCCAGCGTGAGGGCCACACTGCCAGCTTTAACCATCTTGGTGTGTGGAGAGCCCTCAGTGGCATTGACTGTCACCAATGTCGGGACACAGCCTGCCAGCTGGGAAGAAGTGCCAGGTGCCGAAATGCACCATGTTCTTAGGGTGTGTGGCCACTGGGACCCCTGCAGGCTCGCAAGCCCTTCCTGACTCCATGCCTTCTGGGCCGtcacccctgtccccacccccttgTCACTGTACCCCCCTGCTTCCAAGACCTTCTCAGGGCTGTGGGCTCCTGGTCCTGGCTTGAGGGTCTTGTCTCCTGGGGGCTCCACTCGGGCAGCTATGGTGTACTGTGGGGCCTTGAGCTTGGTCAGCTGCATGTCAGTCTGATGGTAGGCCGCAGGACCTGGGGTCTGGGGGGCAAAGAGGCTCAGACAGACTTGGCCTGCCAGGGCATGTGATCCCAGAGGTCAAGGGGCCAGCTGGGGAGGCTGGGTTTCAGGCCATGAGTCACTGTGCCTCTGTCAGGGGCCCTTCTGTCTCCAAACAGTTCCCCACACTGGGACCCCGTCTGTGGAATGTCACCCTTGACTTCAGCTGCGTGGCACCTGCAGTGTGTGGCAGCCACGTGACACCCCAGTGTGTGGCAGCCCCGGGCTGATCCCCTTGTGAGCGGGTGAGAAGCCTCTTCCGGACTGGCATGCTGTCCCTTGGGCCGGAGGGCCGTGGGCAGAGCTGGACGGGCGGGGGTAACGGTGCCTTCAAGCCCTGGCCTGTGCCCACACAGGGCCTGTTTCTGGTGCCCACACAGGGCCTGTTCTGGTGTCGCATCTGGTGTCCTCCCCAGCTGTCGGGGCTCGTGTCCCCTCTCCCTGTTGTCCTGCACACAGCCCTGGGCTGCCACGCAGAGGTCTGTGGACCACTTCCTGCACAGCCCTCCTCAGCACTCGAATGTGACCCAGGCCCGTGGCAGGAACCCAGGGATGCAGAGCTGAGGGGCCTTATGAGGACTGGGTCAGGCTGCTGGGTCCTGGGTTCTGGGGGAGGGACCAGACAGGCCAAGTCCCTGGGGGTAAGCTCTGCCCTGCTGGGCACCCCTTGCCTTGTGCAGGTCGTCACTGAAGCCGCCCAGTTTGCTGCGGCCCTTGATGGAGAAGGAGGGCTGGCAGACCTTGCTGACGGTGTGGGCCCCCATCACCATGGGCAGCATGTAGGCGGCGGGGCCTGCAGGGCACAGCAGCGCTGAGTCCTAGGCCAGGCAGCCTCCTGTCTGGAgtccctgctggctccttcccTGGGGCTCTCCGCCTCCAGACACCAGGCTGCCCACCTCACCTGCCCCACCGATCCCCGCCCGGTCAGCCACGGGCTGTCGGACTGGCTGCAGACCTGGGGTGCTGTCCACTCGGAAGGTCTTGGTCCGTGCAGAAATGGAGTGGCTGGGCGCCGAGTCGAACACATGCTTGGCGGACTTCTCTGGAAAGTAGTCGCCTGCCGAGGAGGAGCAAAGGGGGTTCTggggcccagggccctcctgcagaTGCCTGGCCAGCTCGGGAGCCTCAAGGGGAACCCCGACAGTGTGGTGCTGGTCTCTGGGCCCCagtatggagggtgacggagagcagtcagggtgtccagagggaaacactgtgtgtgtgtgtgtgtgtgtgtgtgtgtgtgtgtgtgtgtgtgtctgggccccagtatggagggtgacggagagcagtcagggtgtccagagggaaacgctgtgtgtgtgtgtgtgtgtgtgtgtgtgtgtgtgtgtctgggccccagtatggagggtgatggagaccagtcagggtgtccagagggaaacactgtgtgtgtgtgtgtgtgtgtgtgtgtgtgtctgggccccagtatggagggtgatggagaccagtcagggtgtccagagggaaacactgtgtgtgtgtgtgtgtgtgtgtgtgtgtgtgtgtgtgtgtctgggccccagtatggagggtgatggagaccagtcagggtgtccagagggaaacactgtgtgtgtgtgtgtgtgtgtgtgtgtgtgtctgggccccagtatggagggtgatggagaccagtcagggtgtccagagggaaacgctgtgtgtgtgtgtgtgtgtgtgtctctgggccccagtatggagggtgacggagagcagtcagggtgtccagagggaaacgctgtgtgtgtgtgtgtgtgtgtgtctgtgtgtgtgtgtgtgtgtgtgggtctctgggccccagtatggagggtgacggagagcagtcagggtgtccagagggaaacgctgtgtgtgtgtgtgtgtgggggggtctctgggccccagtatggagggtgacggagaccagtcagggtgtccagagggaaacactgtgtgtgtgtgtgtgtgtgtgtgtgtgtgtgtgtgtgtgtgtgtctgggccccagtatggagggtgatggagagcagtcagggtgtccagagggaaacgctgtgtgtgtgtgtgtgtgggggtctctgggccccagtatggagggtgacggagaccagtcagggtgtccagagggaaacgctgtgtgtgtgtgtgtgtgggggggggggtctctgggccccagtatggagggtgacggagagcagtcagggtgtccagagggaaacgctgtgtgtgtgtgtgtgtgtgggggggggtctctgggccccagtatggagggtgacggagagcagtcagggtgtccagagggaaacgctgtgtgtgtgtgtgtgtgtctgtgtgtgtgtgtgtgtgtgtgtgtctgtctctgggcCCCAatatggagggtgacggagaacagtcagggtgtccagagggaaacgctgtgtgtgtgtgtgtgtgtgtctgtgtgtgtgtgtgtgtctgtgtgtgtgtgtgtgtgtgtgtgtgtgtgtctgggccccagtatggagggtgacggagaccagtcagggtgtccagagggaaacgctgtgtgtgtgtgtgtgtgtctgtgtgtgtgtgtctgtgtgtgtgtgtgtgtgtgtgtgtctgggccccagtatggagggtgacggagaacagtcagggtgtccagagggaaacgctgtgtgtgtgtgtgtgtgtgtgtgtgtgtgtgtgtctgggccccagtatggagggtgatggagaccagtcagggtgtccagagggaaacgctgtgtgtgtgtgtgtgggggggtctctgggccccagtatggagggtgacggagagcagtcagggtgtccagagggaaacactgtgtgtgtgtgtgtgtgtgtgtgtgtgtgtgtgtgtgtgtgtgtctctctctctgggccccagtatggagggtgacggagagcagtcagggtgtccagagggaaacgctgtgtgtgtgtgtgtgtgtctgtgtgtgtgtgtgtgtgtgtgtgtgtgtgtgtctctgggccccagtatggagggtgatggagaccagtcagggtgtccagagggaaacgctgtgtgtgtgtgtgtgggggggtctctgggccccagtatggagggtgacggagagcagtcagggtgtccagagggaaacgctgtgtgtgtgtgtgtgtgtctgtgtgtgtgtgtgtgtgtgtgtctgggccccagtatggagggtgacggagagcagtcagggtgtccagagggaaacgctgtgtgtgtgtgtgtgtgtctgtgtgtgtgtgtgtgtgtgtgtgtctgtctctgggcCCCAatatggagggtgacggagaccAGTCTGGGTGTCCAGAGggaaacactgtgtgtgtgtgtgtgtgtgtgtgtctgggccccagtatggagggtgatggagaccagtcagggtgtccagagggaaacgctgtgtgtgtgtgtgtgtgtgtgtgtgtgtgtgtgtctgtctctgggcCCCAatatggagggtgacggagagcagtcagggtgtccagagggaaacgctgtgtgtgtgtgtgtgtgtgtgtgtctgggccccagtatggagggtgatggagaccagtcagggtgtccagagggaaacgctgtgtgtgtgtgtgtgtgtgtgtgtgtgtgtgtctgtctctgggcCCCAatatggagggtgacggagagcagtcagggtgtccagagggaaacgctgtgtgtgtgtgtgtgtgtgtgtgtgtgtgtctgggccccagtatggagggtgatggagaccagtcagggtgtccagagggaaacgctgtgtgtgtgtgtgtgtgtgtctgggccccagtatggagggtgatggagaccagtcagggtgtccagagggaaacgctgtgtgtgtgtctgtgtgtgtgtgtgtgtgtgtgtgtgtctgtgtgtgtgtgtgtgtgtgtctgtctctgggccccagtatggagggtgacggagagcagtcagggtgtccagagggaaacgctgtgtgtgtgtctgtgtgtgtgtgtgtgtgtgtgtctgtgtgtgtgtgtgtctgtgtgtgtgtgtgtgtgtgtctgtctctgggcCCCAGTATGGAGGGTGATGGAGACCAGTCAGAGTGTCCAGAGGgaaacgctgtgtgtgtgtgtgtgtgtgggggggggtctctgggccccagtatggagggtgacggagagcagtcagggtgtccagagggaaacgctgtgtgtgtgtgtgtgtgtctgtgtgtgtgtgtgtgtgtgtgtgtctgtctctgggcCCCAatatggagggtgacggagaacagtcagggtgtccagagggaaacgctgtgtgtgtgtgtgtgtgtgtctgtgtgtgtgtgtgtgtctgtgtgtgtgtgtgtgtgtgtgtgtgtgtctgggccccagtatggagggtgacggagaccagtcagggtgtccagagggaaacgctgtgtgtgtgtgtgtgtgtctgtgtgtgtgtgtctgtgtgtgtgtgtgtgtgtgtgtgtctgggccccagtatggagggtgacggagaacagtcagggtgtccagagggaaacgctgtgtgtgtgtgtgtgtgtgtgtgtgtgtgtgtgtctgggccccagtatggagggtgatggagaccagtcagggtgtccagagggaaacgctgtgtgtgtgtgtgtgggggggtctctgggccccagtatggagggtgacggagagcagtcagggtgtccagagggaaacactgtgtgtgtgtgtgtgtgtgtgtgtgtgtgtgtgtgtgtgtctctctctctgggccccagtatggagggtgacggagagcagtcagggtgtccagagggaaacgctgtgtgtgtgtgtgtgtgtctgtgtgtgtgtgtgtgtgtgtgtgtgtgtgtgtctctgggccccagtatggagggtgatggagaccagtcagggtgtccagagggaaacgctgtgtgtgtgtgtgtgggggggtctctgggccccagtatggagggtgacggagagcagtcagggtgtccagagggaaacgctgtgtgtgtgtgtgtgtgtctgtgtgtgtgtgtgtgtgtgtgtctgggccccagtatggagggtgacggagagcagtcagggtgtccagagggaaacgctgtgtgtgtgtgtgtgtgtgtctgtgtgtgtgtgtgtgtgtgtgtgtctgtctctgggcCCCAatatggagggtgacggagaccAGTCTGGGTGTCCAGAGggaaacactgtgtgtgtgtgtgtgtgtgtgtgtctgggccccagtatggagggtgatggagaccagtcagggtgtccagagggaaacgctgtgtgtgtgtgtgtgtgtgtgtgtgtgtgtgtgtctgtctctgggcCCCAatatggagggtgacggagagcagtcagggtgtccagagggaaacgctgtgtgtgtgtgtgtgtgtgtgtgtctgggccccagtatggagggtgatggagaccagtcagggtgtccagagggaaacgctgtgtgtgtgtgtgtgtgtgtgtgtgtgtgtgtctgtctctgggcCCCAatatggagggtgacggagagcagtcagggtgtccagagggaaacgctgtgtgtgtgtgtgtgtgtgtgtgtgtgtgtctgggccccagtatggagggtgatggagaccagtcagggtgtccagagggaaacgctgtgtgtgtgtgtgtgtgtgtctgggccccagtatggagggtgatggagaccagtcagggtgtccagagggaaacgctgtgtgtgtgtctgtgtgtgtgtgtgtgtgtgtgtgtgtgtgtctgtgtgtgtgtgtgtgtgtgtctgtctctgggccccagtatggagggtgacggagagcagtcagggtgtccagagggaaacgctgtgtgtgtgtctgtgtgtgtgtgtgtgtgtgtgtctgtgtgtgtgtgtgtctgtgtgtgtgtgtgtgtgtgtctgtctctgggcCCCAGTATGGAGGGTGATGGAGACCAGTCAGAGTGTCCAGAGGGAaacgctgtgtgtgtgtctgtgtgtgtctgtctctgggccccagtatggagggtgacggagagcagtcagggtgtccagagggaaacgctgtgtgtgtgtgtgtgtgtgtgtgtgtgtctgggccccagtatggagggtgatggagagcagtcagggtgtccagagggaaacgctgtgtgtgtgtgtgtgtgtgtgtggggtctctgggccccagtatggagggtgatggagaccagtcagggtgtccagagggaaacgctgtgtgtgtgtgtgtgtgtgtgtgtgtgtctctgggccccagtatggagggtgatggagaccagtcagggtgtccagagggaaacgctgtgtgtgtgtctgtgtgtgtgtgtgtgtgtgtgtgtgtctgtgtgtctgtgtgtgtgtgtgtgtgtgtctgtctctgggccccagtatggagggtgacggagagcagtcagggtgtccagagggaaacgctgtgtgtgtgtgtgtgtgtctgtgtgtgtgtgtgtgtgtgtgtgtgtgtgtgtctctgggccccagtatggagggtgatggagaccagtcagggtgtccagagggaaacgctgtgtgtgtgtgtgtgtgtgtgtgtgtgtctgtgtgtgtgtgtgtgtgtgtgtgtgtgtctgggcccCAGTACGGAGGGTGACGGAGAGCAGTCagggtgtccagagggaaacgctgtgtgtgtgtgtgtgtgtgtgtgtgtgtgtgtgtctctgggccccagtatggagggtgatggagaccagtcagggtgtccagagggaaacgctgtgtgtgtgtgtgggggggtaaggCCCAGTTGTCTCAGAGGGGCCCCTGGGTCAGCAGCCAGCAGCCCCTCTGCCCTGGCCCGGTGGCTGCCCCCTTCAAGAAGAAAGAGACCAGGAGGACACGGGTGCCTGTGATCCCGCACGGCTCGGCTCAGTGCAGCGGCCACCACAGGCTTGGGCCGAGCTAAGGCTGCACCCCTGTCACTCACAGGGACCGGGGGTCCGCGTGGTCTTGGTGTGGTAGCGCCCCAGGATGGTGAATGCGGGGCCCAGGTCCTTGCCGGTCCTCAGGATCTTGGGGTTCACGCTGTAGCGAGGCCCCGGGGAGCAGTTCTCTGCCAGGAGCATGGGGGCCCCGCGGAAACTGAAGGCCGGCGCACACAACTTGGTGGGAGTGTGCTTCACGAAACCTGTGGGGCGGGGGCTCTCAGCAGTCTGGAACCAGACCCCAATCTTCTCCC of Saccopteryx bilineata isolate mSacBil1 chromosome 1, mSacBil1_pri_phased_curated, whole genome shotgun sequence contains these proteins:
- the LOC136320956 gene encoding ciliary microtubule associated protein 1A isoform X2, coding for MVEEVWVGAWRPHRPRGPIMALYSSPGPKYLIPPTTGFVKHTPTKLCAPAFSFRGAPMLLAENCSPGPRYSVNPKILRTGKDLGPAFTILGRYHTKTTRTPGPCDYFPEKSAKHVFDSAPSHSISARTKTFRVDSTPGPAAYMLPMVMGAHTVSKVCQPSFSIKGRSKLGGFSDDLHKVTVTKHCAPIVTFGIKHSDYMTPLVVHVE
- the LOC136320956 gene encoding ciliary microtubule associated protein 1A isoform X1, which codes for MVEEVWVGAWRPHRPRGPIMALYSSPGPKYLIPPTTGFVKHTPTKLCAPAFSFRGAPMLLAENCSPGPRYSVNPKILRTGKDLGPAFTILGRYHTKTTRTPGPCDYFPEKSAKHVFDSAPSHSISARTKTFRVDSTPGPAAYMLPMVMGAHTVSKVCQPSFSIKGRSKLGGFSDDLHKTPGPAAYHQTDMQLTKLKAPQYTIAARVEPPGDKTLKPGPGAHSPEKVTVTKHCAPIVTFGIKHSDYMTPLVVHVE